In a single window of the Thiohalophilus sp. genome:
- a CDS encoding ABC transporter ATP-binding protein: MSACIELNRVGKSYAGVTALDELSLTIERGEIVGLLGHNGAGKTTTIKLILGVIAPTRGSVTVLGHSPRGNQSKSLRLQWGYLPESVGFYEQLTGREVLEYFARLKRIDRARTRQLLEQFNLSFAADRRVKTYSKGMRQRLGLAQALLSSPKLLLLDEPTVGLDPIATRDFFLILDELRRQGTTIVLSSHVLPGIEQYVDRVAILDSGNLRAWGTLDELRDEAALPLTIRARGNWPDGFDPDHLPRSGISSYQYSDNTLTLTIERESKLAIMRELLADNRIEDIDVQAPSLETLYTYYNNKDNNDHA; encoded by the coding sequence ATGAGCGCCTGCATCGAACTGAACCGGGTTGGCAAAAGCTACGCCGGTGTCACCGCACTCGACGAACTGTCGCTGACCATCGAACGCGGCGAGATCGTCGGCCTGCTGGGTCACAACGGCGCCGGCAAAACCACCACCATCAAGCTGATCCTCGGTGTGATCGCGCCGACGCGCGGCAGCGTGACCGTTCTGGGTCATTCGCCACGGGGCAACCAGAGCAAGTCCCTGCGCCTACAATGGGGTTATCTGCCTGAAAGCGTCGGCTTTTACGAGCAGCTGACCGGCCGGGAAGTGCTGGAATACTTTGCCCGTCTCAAACGGATCGATCGCGCCCGCACCCGGCAATTGCTCGAGCAGTTCAACCTCTCGTTTGCCGCCGATCGCCGGGTCAAAACCTATTCAAAAGGCATGCGCCAGCGACTGGGCCTGGCCCAGGCCCTGCTCAGCTCGCCAAAGCTGTTGTTGCTGGACGAGCCGACCGTCGGTCTGGATCCGATCGCCACGCGGGATTTTTTCCTGATCCTGGATGAACTGCGCCGGCAGGGCACCACCATTGTGCTCTCCTCGCATGTGCTGCCCGGGATCGAACAATACGTGGATCGCGTCGCAATTCTCGATTCGGGCAACCTGCGTGCCTGGGGCACACTCGATGAGCTGCGAGACGAGGCGGCCCTGCCCCTGACGATCCGTGCCCGCGGCAACTGGCCCGACGGGTTTGATCCGGATCATTTACCCCGCTCCGGAATCAGCTCATACCAGTACTCGGACAATACCCTGACCCTGACCATCGAACGCGAGAGCAAACTGGCAATCATGCGCGAACTTCTGGCCGATAACCGAATTGAAGATATCGATGTGCAGGCCCCGTCGCTGGAGACGCTGTATACCTATTACAACAACAAGGACAACAACGATCATGCATGA
- a CDS encoding DUF4124 domain-containing protein, which yields MKWNIQQLVSGLLLASLLSVSMAAEVYKWTDEQGRVHYGDRPPEEGASSVDVDPGPASGSPIPGDAERREKTRRLLRAYEEERRVKQQREQRQEAEAAERHKRCAWARDRLRRYKQAGRLYDLDEAGNRRILADSQRQQAEAQAARDVEKWCD from the coding sequence ATGAAATGGAATATTCAACAGCTTGTCAGTGGCCTGTTACTCGCCAGCCTGCTGAGCGTATCCATGGCGGCCGAAGTCTATAAATGGACCGACGAACAGGGACGGGTGCATTACGGCGATCGCCCACCTGAGGAGGGTGCCAGCTCCGTGGATGTGGACCCCGGCCCCGCCAGCGGCAGCCCGATACCCGGTGACGCCGAGCGACGCGAAAAAACCCGTCGCCTGTTACGCGCCTATGAAGAAGAGCGACGTGTCAAACAACAGCGGGAACAACGCCAGGAAGCCGAAGCCGCCGAACGGCACAAGCGTTGCGCCTGGGCCCGGGATCGACTGCGCCGCTATAAGCAGGCCGGTCGGCTGTACGACCTGGATGAAGCGGGTAACCGACGGATACTCGCTGACAGCCAGCGCCAGCAGGCCGAAGCGCAGGCTGCCCGGGACGTCGAGAAATGGTGTGATTAA
- a CDS encoding ABC transporter ATP-binding protein, with protein MSELGIEALQVQQVTLDVTIGESEIVCLGGPSGSGKSLLLRAIADLIPHRGRVRLGERWCDAMPAHEWRRRVTLLPAESQWWRDRVGDHFSEVEPDWFEQLGFSMQVLDWELARCSTGEKQRLSILRLLCQRPQALLLDEPTASLDPDSVSRVENLLTQYVRSNRVPALWVSHDQAQQQRIARRRLLIHAERVVEERL; from the coding sequence TTGAGTGAACTGGGGATCGAGGCGCTGCAGGTGCAGCAGGTGACACTCGATGTGACGATCGGCGAGTCCGAGATCGTCTGTCTGGGGGGGCCTTCCGGCAGCGGCAAGAGTCTGTTACTGCGGGCCATTGCCGATCTGATTCCTCACCGGGGCCGGGTGCGGCTGGGCGAGCGCTGGTGTGATGCCATGCCGGCGCATGAATGGCGCCGCCGGGTGACCCTGCTGCCGGCCGAATCGCAGTGGTGGCGGGATCGGGTCGGGGATCATTTTTCCGAGGTCGAACCCGACTGGTTCGAGCAACTCGGTTTTTCCATGCAGGTGCTCGACTGGGAGCTGGCCCGTTGTTCCACCGGTGAAAAGCAGCGTCTTTCCATACTGCGCCTGTTGTGCCAGCGGCCACAGGCGTTACTGCTGGATGAGCCCACGGCCAGCCTGGATCCGGACAGCGTCAGCCGGGTCGAAAATCTGTTAACGCAGTACGTGCGCAGCAACCGGGTGCCGGCCCTCTGGGTCAGTCATGATCAGGCGCAACAGCAGCGTATCGCCCGGCGCCGGCTGCTAATTCACGCCGAACGGGTGGTGGAGGAGCGCCTGTGA
- the nosZ gene encoding TAT-dependent nitrous-oxide reductase has translation MSDKDNEPGVSRRNFLKSTGLAGAAGVGLASGVLPYKVWAASDGDGLKVHVGPGELDEYYGFWSGGQSGEVRVLGVPSMRELMRIPVFNYCGATGHGLTNESKRILGDNAPLNGDTHHPHMSFTDGKHDGRYVFINDKANTRVARIRCDIMKTDKIVEVPNVQAMHGMRLQKVPETKYVFANAEFRIPHPNDGRFSDDDSKYYTMFNAIDAEKMEMAFQVIVDGNLDNTDADYKGKYAASTCYNSEEGYTLQETMKNERDWVVVFNIPRIEQAIKDGNYQTLGDAKVPVLDGREGSKLTRYIPVPKSPHGLNTSPDGKYFVANGKLSPTVTLIDIDKLDDLFADKLKDPRDAVAGEPELGLGPLHTAFDGRGNAYTTLFIDSQVAKWNIADAVRSYNGENVNYIRQKLDVHYQPGHNHTSMGESREADGKWLVVLSKFSKDRFLPCGPLHAENDQLVDISGDEMKLVHDGPAFAEPHDCEVIHRSKLNTKKIWDRNDPYFAETVAMAKKDGITLEKDNKIIRDGKKVRIYMTSVAPNYGMNEMRVKKGDEVTITITNLDKIEDVSHGFTLVNHGIAMEVSPQQTSSVTFTADKPGVFWYYCQWFCHALHMEMRGRFIVET, from the coding sequence ATGAGTGATAAAGACAACGAACCCGGCGTATCCCGCCGTAACTTTCTCAAATCCACCGGTCTGGCCGGTGCCGCCGGGGTTGGTCTCGCCTCGGGTGTGCTGCCCTACAAGGTCTGGGCGGCCTCCGATGGCGACGGGCTGAAAGTCCATGTCGGCCCCGGGGAACTGGACGAATATTACGGTTTCTGGAGCGGCGGCCAGAGTGGCGAGGTCCGCGTGCTGGGGGTACCGTCCATGCGCGAGCTGATGCGGATCCCGGTATTCAACTACTGCGGTGCCACAGGTCACGGTCTGACCAATGAATCCAAACGGATTCTCGGTGACAACGCCCCTCTGAATGGCGACACCCACCATCCGCACATGAGCTTTACCGATGGCAAGCATGACGGGCGCTATGTGTTTATCAACGACAAGGCGAATACCCGGGTTGCCCGCATTCGCTGCGATATCATGAAAACCGACAAAATCGTCGAAGTGCCGAACGTCCAGGCCATGCATGGCATGCGCCTGCAAAAGGTCCCCGAAACGAAATATGTCTTCGCCAATGCCGAGTTCCGGATCCCGCACCCCAACGACGGTCGCTTCTCCGACGACGACAGCAAGTACTACACCATGTTCAACGCGATCGACGCGGAAAAAATGGAAATGGCGTTTCAGGTCATTGTCGACGGGAACCTGGATAACACGGACGCCGACTATAAAGGCAAGTATGCCGCCTCGACCTGCTATAACAGCGAGGAAGGCTATACCCTGCAGGAAACAATGAAGAACGAGCGCGACTGGGTGGTGGTCTTCAACATCCCGCGCATCGAACAGGCGATCAAGGACGGGAATTACCAGACTCTGGGCGATGCCAAAGTCCCGGTGCTTGACGGTCGCGAGGGATCGAAACTGACCCGTTATATCCCCGTTCCCAAAAGCCCACACGGCCTCAACACCTCGCCCGACGGCAAATACTTTGTTGCCAATGGCAAGCTTTCGCCCACTGTCACCCTGATCGACATCGACAAACTGGACGATCTGTTTGCTGACAAGCTCAAGGACCCGCGTGACGCTGTCGCCGGTGAGCCCGAACTGGGACTGGGCCCGCTGCATACCGCCTTTGACGGACGCGGTAATGCCTATACCACCCTGTTTATCGACAGTCAGGTTGCCAAATGGAACATCGCCGATGCGGTCCGTTCCTATAACGGTGAAAATGTCAACTATATCCGCCAGAAGCTCGATGTCCATTACCAGCCGGGCCACAACCACACCAGCATGGGCGAATCCCGGGAGGCCGACGGCAAATGGCTGGTAGTCCTGTCCAAGTTCTCCAAGGACCGCTTCCTGCCCTGCGGGCCGCTGCACGCGGAAAACGACCAGCTCGTCGACATCTCCGGCGACGAGATGAAACTGGTCCATGACGGTCCTGCCTTTGCCGAGCCCCATGACTGCGAAGTGATACACCGCAGCAAGCTCAACACCAAAAAAATCTGGGATCGTAACGACCCCTATTTTGCCGAAACCGTCGCCATGGCCAAAAAGGATGGCATCACCCTTGAAAAAGACAACAAGATCATCCGTGACGGGAAAAAAGTCAGGATCTACATGACTTCCGTGGCACCGAACTATGGCATGAACGAGATGCGTGTCAAAAAAGGCGACGAGGTGACCATCACGATCACCAATCTCGACAAGATCGAGGATGTCAGTCACGGCTTCACCCTGGTCAATCACGGCATTGCGATGGAGGTCAGCCCGCAGCAGACATCATCCGTCACCTTTACGGCCGATAAACCCGGGGTATTCTGGTACTACTGCCAGTGGTTCTGCCATGCCCTGCATATGGAAATGCGCGGCCGTTTTATTGTCGAAACCTGA
- a CDS encoding nitrous oxide reductase accessory protein NosL, whose translation MTKRHYWFFIPVFAALLVLSGCDRGDESAQTHAPVPISDGDECHVCGMTINNHPGPKGQAFIRDNATPFKYCSTRDLFSHILQPEVRSRITQIYTHDMGSTGWEAPSNAAFTDARQAWYVINHPMTGAMGPTLASFAEKSAAENFSEQHGGELVRFDDITLEMVATITTGNNGEEPVHSH comes from the coding sequence ATGACGAAAAGACACTATTGGTTTTTTATCCCGGTTTTCGCCGCCCTGCTAGTGTTGAGCGGTTGTGATCGCGGCGATGAATCAGCCCAAACCCACGCGCCTGTACCGATCAGTGACGGGGACGAGTGTCATGTCTGCGGCATGACGATCAACAACCACCCCGGCCCCAAAGGTCAGGCTTTTATTCGTGATAACGCGACACCCTTTAAATACTGTTCCACCCGGGATCTGTTCAGTCATATCCTGCAGCCGGAAGTTCGCTCGCGAATCACGCAGATCTATACACATGACATGGGTTCTACCGGATGGGAAGCCCCGTCGAACGCAGCCTTCACCGATGCCCGGCAGGCGTGGTATGTCATCAATCATCCCATGACCGGCGCCATGGGGCCGACACTCGCCTCCTTCGCCGAAAAGTCAGCCGCCGAAAACTTTAGCGAACAACACGGCGGGGAACTCGTCCGCTTCGATGACATTACTCTGGAAATGGTGGCCACGATAACAACGGGTAACAACGGCGAAGAACCGGTGCATTCACACTGA
- a CDS encoding CDGSH iron-sulfur domain-containing protein, whose protein sequence is MSEPVIAQKGPYAVELEPGDYFWCACGRSANQPFCDGSHKDTDFAPVKFTLDEKKTVHLCGCKHTGDKPYCDGTHEKL, encoded by the coding sequence ATGTCCGAACCGGTTATTGCTCAAAAAGGCCCCTATGCCGTGGAACTCGAGCCCGGCGACTATTTCTGGTGCGCCTGCGGCCGCTCCGCCAATCAACCGTTTTGCGACGGCTCGCACAAGGATACCGACTTCGCGCCGGTCAAATTCACCCTCGACGAGAAAAAGACCGTTCACCTGTGCGGCTGCAAACACACCGGCGACAAACCCTACTGCGACGGGACACACGAGAAACTTTAA
- the nosR gene encoding transcriptional regulator NosR codes for MTLGQIPQYDNLIRRGLLSLVTIALLLILPLSALAGFDDKYPQIRDMFPEADRFGELEGEPPAAAVYKDDEVIGYVFESSDSVKIPAYSGKPVNLLIGIDMQGLITGTRVIEHHEPILLVGIPEESLDRFADQYIGHSVTERIKVGGREREGRTHVDAITGATVTVIVINRTILRSARKVSESRGITSPRRSAAHEPAKVREEVFEQADWTYLTGNGAIRRMLLSNEDVEEAFKGTEAEDRGNVKSICTAVPTGERCDIFIDLYYTYLNAPTIGRNLLGESQYNRLMAELKPSEHAIAVMANGNYSFKGSGYVRGGIFDRINLAQGDQQISFRDLDYYRLQDVYLEGAPELSEKAIFIIRDQYAFDPGEEWSISLLVRRATGPLDSTFTDFTASYEIPPKYVTQPPPAEAAEEEPMWVEVWYDRTFQIVILAIGLVVLTLILFLQDWLVRYPRLVGYLRTGFLLYTLFVIGWYMLGQLSIVNVLTFVSSLISGFSWESFLIDPVMFILWSFVAVTLLLWGRGIYCGWLCPFGALQKLVNQVAVKFKVPQYNFPSLVHDRLWAVKYIILLALFGISLGSLSTAEYYAEVEPFKTAITLRFDRQWPFFLYAFGLVVISAFNCKFYCKYLCPLGAALAVPARLRLFDWLRRRKECGHPCQICANECEIQAIHDTGEINVNECHFCLDCQVTYWDSHKCPPLVDRRRKHEKAARTRQQAQWMEKASDTQTGMKAAPLPAGNTSENDK; via the coding sequence ATGACGCTCGGACAGATTCCTCAATACGACAACCTGATCCGCCGTGGGTTACTCTCGCTGGTAACCATCGCCCTGCTACTGATCTTGCCCCTTTCCGCCCTGGCGGGCTTTGATGACAAATATCCCCAGATACGGGACATGTTCCCCGAAGCGGATCGATTTGGCGAGCTGGAAGGCGAGCCGCCGGCCGCCGCCGTCTATAAAGACGACGAAGTCATCGGCTATGTTTTCGAGTCTTCCGACAGTGTCAAAATCCCCGCCTACTCCGGCAAGCCGGTCAATCTGCTCATCGGCATCGACATGCAAGGACTGATTACCGGTACCCGGGTTATCGAACATCACGAGCCGATACTGCTGGTCGGTATCCCAGAAGAATCTCTGGATCGCTTTGCCGATCAATACATCGGCCACTCGGTCACCGAGCGCATCAAGGTCGGCGGACGGGAACGCGAAGGCCGCACCCATGTCGATGCGATCACCGGCGCCACGGTCACGGTCATCGTTATCAACCGGACCATTTTGCGATCGGCACGCAAGGTGTCCGAATCCAGAGGCATTACCAGCCCGAGAAGAAGCGCTGCTCACGAGCCGGCCAAAGTTCGCGAGGAGGTGTTCGAGCAGGCCGACTGGACCTACCTGACCGGCAACGGCGCCATCCGCCGGATGCTGCTGAGCAACGAGGATGTCGAGGAGGCTTTCAAGGGAACGGAAGCCGAAGACCGCGGTAACGTTAAAAGCATCTGTACCGCTGTGCCGACAGGCGAACGCTGCGATATCTTCATTGATCTTTATTATACCTACCTGAACGCTCCCACCATCGGCCGCAACCTGCTGGGCGAGAGCCAGTACAACCGGCTGATGGCCGAACTCAAACCCAGCGAACACGCCATCGCCGTCATGGCCAACGGCAACTATTCCTTCAAGGGTTCCGGTTATGTCCGGGGCGGGATTTTCGATCGCATCAACCTGGCCCAGGGCGATCAGCAGATCAGCTTCCGGGATCTCGATTACTATCGCCTGCAAGATGTCTATCTGGAAGGCGCGCCGGAACTGTCGGAAAAAGCCATCTTTATCATTCGCGATCAGTATGCCTTCGATCCGGGCGAGGAGTGGAGCATTTCACTGCTGGTGCGACGCGCCACCGGTCCGCTGGACAGCACCTTTACCGACTTTACCGCCAGTTATGAGATCCCGCCCAAGTATGTCACCCAGCCGCCGCCGGCCGAGGCCGCCGAAGAAGAGCCCATGTGGGTGGAGGTCTGGTATGACCGGACCTTCCAGATTGTCATACTCGCCATCGGCCTGGTTGTCCTGACCCTTATCCTGTTCCTGCAAGACTGGCTGGTGCGTTATCCGCGGCTGGTGGGTTATCTGCGTACCGGCTTCCTGCTCTATACCCTGTTTGTCATCGGCTGGTACATGCTGGGGCAGCTGTCCATCGTCAATGTGCTGACCTTTGTCAGCTCATTGATCAGCGGCTTCAGCTGGGAGTCCTTCCTCATCGATCCGGTGATGTTCATTCTCTGGAGCTTTGTTGCCGTGACCCTGCTGCTGTGGGGCCGTGGGATCTATTGTGGCTGGCTCTGTCCTTTCGGTGCCCTGCAAAAGCTGGTCAATCAGGTCGCGGTCAAATTCAAGGTGCCGCAGTACAACTTTCCCAGCCTGGTACACGACCGTCTCTGGGCGGTGAAATACATCATCCTGCTGGCGCTGTTTGGCATCTCGCTGGGCTCCTTGAGCACGGCCGAATACTACGCCGAAGTCGAGCCCTTCAAGACCGCGATTACCCTGCGCTTCGATCGCCAGTGGCCGTTCTTCCTGTACGCCTTCGGTCTGGTCGTGATATCCGCTTTCAACTGCAAGTTCTATTGCAAGTATCTGTGTCCGCTCGGCGCGGCACTGGCCGTACCCGCCCGTTTGCGGCTGTTCGACTGGCTGCGCCGGCGCAAGGAATGCGGCCACCCCTGCCAGATCTGCGCCAACGAATGTGAAATCCAGGCGATTCATGACACCGGCGAGATCAACGTCAACGAATGTCACTTCTGTCTGGATTGCCAGGTCACCTATTGGGACAGCCATAAATGTCCGCCTCTGGTGGACAGACGCCGCAAGCATGAAAAGGCGGCCCGAACCCGTCAGCAAGCCCAGTGGATGGAAAAGGCTTCTGACACCCAAACCGGCATGAAGGCAGCCCCGCTGCCTGCCGGCAATACGAGCGAGAACGATAAGTAG
- a CDS encoding nitrous oxide reductase family maturation protein NosD, which yields MPFVVKSLLIILAMMIHSATYAATLRVNPETHNLAEVIDNVSDGDTILLEAGEYRANLLIEKPLTLQGLSGAIIDGGGHGDVLRILSADVAVKNLRLRNSGANLTDMNAVVFIEDTAYRTTIEDNKIESSAFGIWLQNTEEAMIVNNRIQGDPAIRSQDRGNGIHLFNTRRTKVIGNTIWNTRDGIYIDTSNHNVLRDNNMHHLRYGIHYMYSYHNDIIGNRTHNTRTGYALMQSKYLTVTGNRTENDKNYGILMNYILYSTISDNLVSDISHGSSTGKDNKAIPGGEGKALFVYNSQHNEIHNNTFANSGIGIHLTAGSVNNQIYNNNFMKNRTQVKYVATNTQEWSKDGRGNYWTDYLGWDLDADGVGDRPYQPNDGVDHVLWKYPAAKILLNSPAIQTLRWVQEQFPVLRPPGVKDSYPRMNPASLSEDLQ from the coding sequence ATGCCTTTCGTAGTTAAAAGCCTGCTTATAATACTGGCGATGATGATTCATAGTGCAACTTACGCGGCCACGTTACGGGTCAACCCCGAGACCCACAATCTCGCCGAAGTCATCGATAATGTGAGCGATGGCGATACGATTTTACTCGAGGCCGGCGAATACCGGGCCAATCTGCTTATCGAAAAGCCACTGACCCTGCAGGGCCTGTCCGGCGCCATTATCGATGGTGGTGGTCACGGCGACGTGCTACGAATTCTATCAGCGGATGTGGCTGTCAAAAACCTTCGCCTGCGCAACTCGGGGGCGAATCTGACCGACATGAACGCCGTGGTATTTATTGAAGATACCGCCTACCGAACCACGATCGAGGACAATAAGATCGAAAGCAGCGCATTCGGCATCTGGCTGCAAAACACCGAGGAGGCGATGATTGTAAACAATCGCATCCAGGGCGACCCGGCCATTCGTTCCCAGGATCGCGGCAACGGGATTCACCTTTTCAATACACGTCGCACAAAAGTTATCGGTAATACCATATGGAACACCCGTGATGGGATTTATATCGACACCAGCAACCACAACGTCCTTCGCGACAACAATATGCACCATCTGCGTTATGGAATACACTACATGTATTCCTATCACAATGACATAATCGGAAATCGCACCCACAATACGCGAACCGGCTACGCGCTTATGCAATCCAAATACCTTACCGTGACCGGTAATCGCACAGAGAATGACAAGAACTACGGGATTCTGATGAACTATATTCTCTACAGTACAATTTCAGATAATCTTGTATCTGACATATCTCATGGGTCATCCACAGGCAAAGACAACAAAGCCATCCCCGGTGGCGAGGGCAAAGCGTTGTTTGTCTACAACTCACAACACAATGAGATCCACAACAATACCTTTGCCAACAGTGGCATCGGCATTCATCTCACCGCCGGCTCCGTGAACAACCAGATCTACAACAACAACTTTATGAAAAACAGAACCCAGGTCAAGTATGTCGCGACCAACACCCAGGAATGGTCGAAGGACGGCAGGGGCAATTACTGGACCGATTATCTGGGCTGGGATCTCGATGCGGACGGCGTTGGCGACCGGCCCTATCAGCCCAATGACGGGGTTGACCATGTTTTATGGAAATACCCTGCCGCCAAGATTCTGTTAAACAGCCCGGCCATTCAGACCCTGCGCTGGGTGCAGGAGCAGTTTCCCGTGCTGCGTCCGCCGGGTGTCAAGGACAGCTATCCACGAATGAATCCCGCTTCACTCTCCGAGGACCTGCAATGA
- a CDS encoding ABC transporter permease subunit encodes MHETLTVARKEFRDSLRNRWILAITVVLTLFALGLAYFGAATAGQVGFVSLDTTIVSLASLAIYIIPLIALLLAYHSVVGEEEQGTLLLLLSYPLTHLQLLGGKFLGHAAALAVSTIAGFGLAGIVIAALSSDFSALDLWSSLGWFILTSVLLGWVFIAIAYLISTLVSEKSRAAGLALIVWFLFVLVFDLGLLGLLVASDGAVSSELFPYLLLLNPTDVFRLANLAGFEATQAYSGLVSIASARLFQPALLAGILLIWVIVPFSVAAWLFHKRIS; translated from the coding sequence ATGCATGAGACATTGACCGTTGCCCGCAAGGAATTTCGCGATAGCCTGCGCAATCGCTGGATTCTGGCCATTACGGTGGTGCTGACGCTGTTTGCCCTGGGACTGGCCTACTTCGGTGCCGCGACCGCCGGGCAGGTCGGCTTCGTGTCGCTGGATACCACGATCGTCAGCCTGGCCAGCCTGGCGATTTATATTATTCCACTGATTGCGCTGCTACTCGCCTATCACAGTGTCGTGGGCGAGGAAGAGCAGGGCACCCTGCTGCTGCTGCTCAGTTATCCGCTCACACATCTGCAATTGCTCGGTGGCAAGTTTCTGGGACATGCCGCCGCGCTGGCGGTGTCGACCATCGCCGGTTTCGGTCTGGCCGGGATTGTGATCGCCGCGTTGAGCAGTGATTTTTCCGCGCTTGATCTGTGGTCCTCACTGGGCTGGTTTATTCTGACCTCTGTCCTGCTCGGCTGGGTCTTTATCGCCATTGCCTATCTGATCAGCACCCTGGTCAGTGAAAAATCCCGGGCCGCCGGCCTGGCCCTGATCGTCTGGTTTCTGTTTGTCCTGGTCTTCGATCTGGGATTGCTGGGCCTGCTGGTTGCCTCCGACGGGGCGGTTTCCTCGGAACTGTTTCCGTACCTGCTGTTACTTAACCCGACGGACGTGTTTCGGCTCGCCAACCTGGCCGGCTTCGAGGCGACCCAGGCCTACTCCGGTCTGGTTTCGATCGCCTCGGCGCGCCTGTTTCAACCCGCCCTGCTGGCCGGGATATTGCTAATCTGGGTCATCGTCCCTTTCTCGGTGGCCGCCTGGTTATTTCACAAGAGGATCTCCTGA
- a CDS encoding ABC transporter permease: MSIISLTPLDLGLAALLVVALAGISLWLKLGVTQRLLIAALRTTLQLLLVGLILKVLFENVTLLWVTLIASVMVLIAGREVMARQQRPFRGSWGYALGTLSMFVSAFATTLFALLIIINNDPWYQPQYSIPLLGMMLGNTMTGVALSLDRLTNNAWQQRAVIETRLALGQRWQDALRETIRESVRVGLIPIINAMAAAGIVSLPGMMTGQILSGTAPVEAVKYQILIMFMIAAGTGFAILIASWMGARRLFDERQRLRLDRLREAKQ; encoded by the coding sequence GTGAGTATTATCAGTCTGACACCGCTGGATCTGGGACTGGCCGCGTTGCTGGTGGTCGCGCTGGCCGGGATATCGCTGTGGCTGAAGCTGGGGGTGACGCAACGACTGCTGATTGCCGCCCTGCGCACGACGCTGCAGCTGTTGCTGGTCGGCCTGATTCTCAAGGTGTTGTTCGAGAACGTTACCTTGCTGTGGGTGACACTGATCGCCTCGGTCATGGTGCTGATCGCCGGACGCGAGGTGATGGCGCGACAGCAGCGGCCGTTTCGCGGCAGCTGGGGCTATGCGCTGGGTACCCTGTCGATGTTTGTTTCGGCCTTTGCCACCACGCTGTTTGCATTGCTGATTATTATCAATAACGATCCCTGGTATCAGCCCCAGTATTCGATTCCCTTGCTCGGCATGATGCTGGGCAATACCATGACCGGCGTGGCCCTGTCGCTGGATCGCCTGACCAACAATGCCTGGCAGCAACGCGCGGTGATCGAAACCCGCCTGGCGCTGGGGCAGCGCTGGCAGGATGCCTTGCGCGAAACGATTCGTGAAAGCGTACGGGTCGGATTGATTCCGATCATCAATGCGATGGCGGCAGCGGGTATTGTCAGCCTGCCGGGCATGATGACTGGACAGATCCTGTCCGGAACAGCGCCGGTGGAGGCGGTCAAATATCAGATCCTGATCATGTTCATGATCGCCGCCGGCACCGGCTTTGCGATCCTGATCGCCAGTTGGATGGGAGCACGGCGATTGTTCGATGAGCGGCAGCGATTGCGGCTGGATCGTCTGAGGGAGGCAAAACAATGA